A section of the Mesobacillus jeotgali genome encodes:
- a CDS encoding YitT family protein, which yields MVWLETKKIIIVVIGAFLNAMSLNFFLIPANVYASGFTGIAQLVSSILGEFAPFNISTGILLLLLNIPVTILGWMKVGKSFTLYSFISVLLSSFFLEILPVKEVSGDILLNAVFGGVIGALGVGLTLKWGASTGGMDIIAMILSRMNDRPVGTYFFALNGIIIMTAGYIFGWENALYTLVALYVSTRVIDAIHTRHEKLTAMIVTKKSDELKKAIHDKLVRGITLLPAKGAFSGEEKEMLIIVITRYEMYDLEHIIKEVDPQAFTNIVETAGIFGFFRRE from the coding sequence ATGGTCTGGTTGGAAACAAAAAAAATCATCATCGTAGTGATCGGCGCATTTTTAAATGCGATGTCGCTGAATTTCTTTTTAATCCCGGCAAATGTCTATGCCAGCGGTTTCACCGGAATAGCCCAGCTAGTTTCGAGCATATTGGGTGAATTTGCTCCATTTAACATTTCGACAGGTATTCTTCTTTTGCTATTGAATATTCCTGTGACAATCCTCGGCTGGATGAAAGTAGGGAAATCATTTACCCTCTATAGCTTTATATCTGTATTACTTTCATCATTCTTTCTTGAAATCCTGCCTGTGAAGGAAGTATCCGGTGATATCCTGCTGAATGCTGTTTTTGGCGGCGTCATCGGGGCACTGGGGGTTGGGCTGACATTGAAATGGGGGGCGTCGACAGGTGGCATGGATATCATAGCAATGATTCTTTCCCGCATGAATGATCGCCCGGTTGGTACATATTTCTTTGCCTTAAATGGCATCATTATAATGACAGCAGGTTACATTTTTGGCTGGGAAAATGCACTTTATACTCTTGTGGCACTGTATGTTTCCACTCGCGTGATCGATGCGATCCATACTCGTCACGAAAAATTAACGGCAATGATTGTCACCAAGAAATCGGATGAATTAAAGAAAGCCATCCATGACAAGCTAGTCCGCGGCATTACATTGCTTCCTGCAAAAGGGGCTTTCTCCGGGGAAGAAAAGGAGATGTTGATTATTGTCATCACCAGGTATGAAATGTACGATCTTGAACATATCATCAAGGAAGTCGATCCTCAGGCGTTCACCAATATTGTAGAGACAGCCGGGATCTTTGGTTTTTTCAGGCGGGAATAA
- a CDS encoding prolyl oligopeptidase family serine peptidase, which translates to MILVEKKHIQDIPVLHIVKQNQFSDRMPLIVFLHGFTSTKERNMHYAYLYAEKGFRVILPEAKYHGSRGEGFSEKELSFRFWEIVMNSIEELVLIKDELVEEGLVDPTRIGVAGTSMGGITTLGAMAKYDWIKAGVSLMGNPSFEQFALWQLNEIEKRNIKINLSKEEVSSLLNQLKQYDLSQQPEKLDKRPLLFWHGRLDPVVPYEAAYHFYEQNRKNYEGTDGMFEFITDEHAGHNVSNAGVMASAEWFAKHI; encoded by the coding sequence GTGATTTTAGTCGAAAAGAAACACATTCAAGATATTCCCGTTCTCCATATCGTAAAACAAAATCAATTTTCAGATAGAATGCCGCTGATTGTTTTTTTGCATGGCTTTACTAGCACTAAAGAACGAAACATGCATTACGCCTATCTATATGCTGAAAAAGGTTTCAGAGTCATCCTGCCCGAGGCAAAATATCATGGGAGCCGCGGTGAGGGGTTTTCAGAAAAAGAACTGAGCTTCCGCTTTTGGGAAATTGTTATGAACTCGATCGAAGAGCTTGTTTTGATCAAGGATGAGCTGGTTGAGGAAGGACTTGTTGATCCCACCAGGATAGGTGTTGCCGGAACATCGATGGGCGGCATTACTACGCTAGGAGCCATGGCAAAATATGACTGGATCAAGGCGGGCGTCAGTCTGATGGGTAATCCTTCTTTTGAACAGTTTGCTCTATGGCAGCTGAATGAAATTGAAAAAAGAAATATAAAAATCAACTTATCTAAAGAAGAGGTTTCGAGTTTGCTGAATCAACTAAAGCAATATGACCTCAGCCAACAGCCTGAAAAGCTGGATAAACGGCCGCTGTTATTCTGGCACGGAAGATTGGACCCTGTTGTACCATATGAAGCCGCTTATCATTTTTATGAGCAAAACCGGAAAAACTATGAGGGAACAGATGGAATGTTTGAATTCATTACCGATGAGCATGCTGGACACAATGTGTCAAACGCAGGTGTAATGGCTTCAGCAGAATGGTTTGCAAAACATATCTAA
- a CDS encoding Crp/Fnr family transcriptional regulator, producing MPNTTKVTHSIEIKELLQFADRTFKVEKGTYLFQEGMEAEELYLILGGKVQISKVTQDGRELALRICGENDLCGELTLFTDAPKYLLSALILEDAKIAAIRKDVIEKEIFHNPSLAFEFMKWMSDHFRKTQTKFRDLVLNGKKGALFSTLIRMTNSYGIHKDTGILIDLPLTNQELANFCGTSRESTNRILNELKREGIISIKKGKILVHDVDYLRQEIGCENCPAIFCSID from the coding sequence ATGCCAAATACAACTAAAGTGACTCATTCAATTGAAATCAAAGAATTACTCCAGTTTGCTGACCGCACATTCAAGGTTGAAAAGGGAACCTATTTATTCCAGGAAGGTATGGAGGCGGAGGAGCTTTATTTAATTCTTGGCGGTAAGGTCCAGATCAGCAAGGTCACCCAGGACGGCCGTGAGCTTGCCTTAAGGATTTGCGGGGAGAATGACCTTTGCGGGGAATTGACCCTTTTTACAGATGCACCAAAATATTTGTTAAGCGCATTGATCCTTGAAGATGCAAAAATCGCGGCGATCCGAAAAGACGTAATCGAGAAAGAAATTTTCCATAATCCATCTCTTGCATTTGAATTCATGAAATGGATGAGCGACCACTTCCGCAAAACACAGACAAAATTCCGTGATTTAGTACTCAATGGGAAAAAGGGCGCTTTATTCTCCACTTTAATCAGGATGACTAATAGCTATGGTATCCATAAAGATACAGGCATTCTAATAGACCTGCCTTTAACAAATCAGGAGCTGGCCAATTTTTGCGGCACATCACGTGAAAGCACCAACCGGATTCTGAATGAACTGAAGCGGGAAGGAATCATCTCCATCAAAAAGGGGAAAATCCTTGTCCATGATGTGGATTACCTTCGCCAGGAAATCGGCTGTGAAAATTGCCCGGCAATCTTCTGTTCAATCGACTAA
- a CDS encoding DUF3813 domain-containing protein produces the protein MGNRLFQEARKAVQLAKTAEPAEQSAAISTAKNALSSAYANTTMAEKEQLRSFQDELNSIENK, from the coding sequence ATGGGAAACAGGCTTTTTCAAGAAGCAAGGAAGGCTGTTCAATTAGCCAAGACTGCGGAGCCGGCTGAACAATCTGCAGCCATCAGCACAGCGAAAAATGCTCTTTCTTCCGCTTATGCCAATACAACGATGGCGGAAAAAGAGCAGCTTAGGTCATTTCAGGACGAGCTGAATTCAATTGAAAACAAGTAA
- a CDS encoding BsuPI-related putative proteinase inhibitor has translation MRRISLLIILVLMAVAPALAIGEEKQTTVNPGFSFYIDPIAGPEHVEFELTLQNHGDANLTFEFPTSQKYEIIVMDDKGKKVYQYSEDKAFLQAFEKLTLKPQETKKWRENWDYKNAGTRVKEGEYTVTAQLKATSIGEKPVMDKKQLTDEKKMYVPGENPVFKGVHSKGTMGSYKVLGEARPIQGRFFYSVEDGHNQLIAETEVTQESKYPDWHSLSIDITIPESKLPQNGSLILNLYERSKEGEIIHTYPVLLEKFNNSK, from the coding sequence ATGAGGAGAATCAGCTTATTGATCATTTTGGTGTTGATGGCGGTTGCACCGGCATTGGCAATAGGGGAGGAAAAGCAGACAACGGTAAACCCAGGCTTCAGTTTTTACATCGACCCAATAGCCGGTCCCGAACATGTTGAGTTTGAATTAACCCTCCAGAATCATGGTGATGCAAATTTGACATTTGAATTCCCCACCTCTCAGAAGTATGAAATCATAGTTATGGATGATAAAGGTAAGAAGGTCTATCAATACTCAGAGGACAAGGCCTTTTTACAGGCGTTTGAAAAATTGACTTTGAAACCGCAAGAGACGAAGAAATGGCGAGAAAACTGGGATTATAAAAATGCGGGCACCAGAGTAAAAGAAGGCGAATACACAGTCACTGCTCAATTAAAGGCCACTAGTATAGGCGAAAAACCTGTAATGGACAAAAAGCAGCTGACTGATGAGAAGAAAATGTATGTTCCAGGTGAAAATCCAGTTTTTAAAGGCGTTCATTCAAAGGGCACCATGGGTTCGTATAAAGTCCTGGGAGAAGCCAGGCCAATCCAGGGCAGGTTCTTTTATTCAGTTGAGGATGGACATAACCAGCTGATTGCGGAAACAGAAGTGACCCAGGAGTCAAAATATCCGGACTGGCACTCGTTGTCGATTGACATCACTATCCCTGAAAGCAAGCTTCCGCAAAACGGATCTCTGATCCTTAATCTTTACGAACGCAGCAAAGAAGGGGAAATCATTCACACCTATCCAGTTTTGCTAGAAAAATTCAACAATAGTAAATAG
- a CDS encoding Cof-type HAD-IIB family hydrolase: MTEKHLIALDLDGTLLTDDKKISDRNKQVIKKAREEGHVVMIATGRPFRSSEMYYHELQLDTPIVNFNGAFMHHPLDNNWGVHHSPLSIDVAKDIVEALDDFKFYNIIAEVIDDVYVHYHDEKLMDIFNMGNPNITTGDLRRYLKASPTSMLIHSDEEHVRKIRAHLSEVHAEVIDHRSWAAPFHVVEIVKNGLNKAVGLKKASDYFQIPAERIIAFGDEDNDLEMLEYAGRGIAMGNAVADVKNIANDMTLTNEEDGIGVYLNDLLNLKAL, from the coding sequence ATGACTGAGAAACATTTAATCGCTTTAGACTTAGACGGTACATTACTAACAGATGATAAAAAAATATCCGACAGGAACAAACAAGTCATTAAAAAAGCCCGTGAAGAAGGGCATGTGGTGATGATCGCTACGGGGCGACCATTCCGTTCCAGTGAGATGTATTACCATGAGCTTCAGCTTGATACACCGATTGTTAATTTTAATGGAGCATTTATGCACCATCCGCTGGATAACAACTGGGGAGTACACCACTCTCCTCTATCAATCGATGTTGCCAAGGATATCGTTGAGGCGCTCGATGATTTTAAATTTTACAATATCATTGCCGAAGTGATCGATGATGTGTACGTCCACTACCATGATGAAAAATTAATGGACATTTTCAATATGGGGAATCCAAATATCACGACAGGTGATTTGAGAAGGTATTTAAAGGCATCCCCAACAAGTATGCTCATCCATTCAGACGAGGAGCATGTACGAAAAATCCGCGCTCACCTATCAGAGGTCCATGCAGAAGTAATCGACCACAGAAGTTGGGCAGCACCGTTCCACGTCGTTGAAATCGTCAAAAATGGCCTGAATAAAGCTGTAGGGTTAAAGAAAGCCTCGGATTATTTCCAGATTCCAGCTGAGCGAATCATTGCATTCGGCGATGAAGATAATGATTTAGAAATGCTTGAATATGCAGGCCGGGGAATTGCAATGGGAAATGCAGTTGCCGATGTAAAAAATATCGCGAACGACATGACACTGACAAATGAAGAAGACGGAATTGGTGTGTATTTGAACGATCTGCTGAATTTGAAGGCACTATAA
- a CDS encoding metal-sulfur cluster assembly factor, translating to MDEELKESIMGALEMVVDPELGVDIVNLGLVYDVDLNEEGLATVTMTLTSMGCPLAGTIVEQVKLALADLPEVKDTEVNIVFNPPWSKDMMSRYAKIALGVRD from the coding sequence ATGGATGAAGAATTAAAAGAGAGCATTATGGGTGCGCTTGAGATGGTCGTTGACCCTGAACTTGGCGTTGATATCGTTAATTTAGGGCTTGTATATGATGTGGATTTAAATGAAGAAGGGCTAGCCACTGTAACCATGACCCTGACTTCAATGGGCTGCCCTCTTGCCGGCACGATCGTTGAGCAGGTTAAATTGGCACTTGCCGATCTTCCTGAGGTTAAAGATACTGAAGTAAACATTGTCTTTAATCCGCCATGGTCAAAAGACATGATGTCCCGTTACGCTAAAATAGCCCTGGGTGTCAGGGATTAA
- a CDS encoding TIGR04053 family radical SAM/SPASM domain-containing protein, with translation MFDRDFNKDPFIVIWELTRACQLKCLHCRAEAQYRRDPRELSFEEGKALIDQIYEMNNPMLVFTGGDPLMREDVFGIAEYAVKKGVRVSMTPSATPNVTKEAIEKAKTVGLSRWAFSIDGPTAEVHDHFRGTAGSFDLTMERIKYLHELEIPIQINTVISRYNIEYLDEMAKMVEDLDCVLWSVFFLVPTGRGQEKDMISPVEHEKVFQWLYDLSKRVKFDIKTTAAQHYRRVVIQQKMREAKNHTEEIDYLTALTKEGLTGSIDGLGRAPKGVNDGNGFVFISHIGDVYPSGLLPVKAGNVREQPLADIYRESPVFKSLRNPDEFKGKCGVCEFRHVCGGSRSRAYAMTGDYLESEPFCVYIPKALRKQKQES, from the coding sequence ATGTTTGATAGAGATTTTAATAAAGACCCATTCATTGTGATCTGGGAACTTACGAGAGCCTGCCAATTGAAATGCCTGCACTGTCGTGCGGAGGCACAATATAGAAGAGATCCTCGTGAACTGTCTTTCGAAGAAGGGAAGGCGCTTATTGATCAAATATACGAAATGAATAATCCAATGCTAGTTTTTACAGGCGGCGACCCATTGATGAGGGAGGACGTATTCGGGATTGCTGAGTACGCGGTGAAAAAGGGCGTCCGCGTATCAATGACACCAAGCGCGACTCCTAATGTAACGAAAGAAGCCATTGAAAAAGCGAAAACAGTCGGGCTTTCACGCTGGGCTTTCAGCATCGACGGCCCAACCGCAGAAGTCCACGACCACTTCAGGGGAACAGCTGGCTCCTTTGATTTAACAATGGAAAGAATCAAATACTTGCATGAACTGGAAATTCCGATTCAGATCAATACTGTAATTTCCCGTTATAATATTGAATATTTAGATGAGATGGCAAAGATGGTAGAGGACTTAGATTGTGTCCTATGGAGTGTTTTCTTCCTTGTCCCGACAGGTCGTGGCCAGGAAAAGGACATGATTTCTCCTGTTGAGCATGAAAAAGTGTTCCAGTGGCTTTATGATCTCAGTAAACGGGTGAAATTCGATATTAAAACAACTGCGGCTCAGCACTATCGACGGGTGGTCATCCAGCAAAAGATGCGGGAGGCCAAAAATCATACTGAAGAAATCGATTACTTGACTGCCCTGACAAAGGAAGGATTGACAGGGTCCATTGATGGTCTTGGCCGGGCGCCAAAAGGTGTCAATGATGGCAATGGCTTTGTATTCATTTCACACATAGGGGACGTCTATCCGAGCGGCTTGCTGCCCGTTAAAGCGGGGAATGTACGCGAACAGCCGCTTGCTGATATATATAGGGAATCACCTGTGTTCAAGTCATTGAGGAATCCAGATGAATTCAAAGGTAAATGCGGGGTTTGTGAGTTCAGGCATGTATGCGGCGGGTCTCGTTCAAGGGCATATGCCATGACAGGGGATTACCTGGAGAGTGAACCGTTCTGCGTATATATTCCGAAAGCACTGAGAAAACAAAAGCAAGAAAGCTGA